A region of the Apteryx mantelli isolate bAptMan1 chromosome 34, bAptMan1.hap1, whole genome shotgun sequence genome:
TACTGGAAAGGTCCTTCTATTCTGAGGCTAGCAGTTTCAATTACATTGAAGAAAATAATTCCAGGTATCATTAATGTCATCTAGTTTTAGCCAGTGGAAGTTTCATGTCTAGTCTTAGTTAATCATCTAGACTTCCTCCAAACTAAACAGAGGAAGATAGATATCTccaatttttctgttttgaagtcCTGCTTGTGTGCCTAACCTTAAATTTTATTCTGAGCTTAATGTTAATCCTAATTTCCCTATATGAGCATGTTTCTTTAACACTGAAATTCTCAGTCATGTTTTGCTGGTTTTGGTCTTGAAAATGTAGCATTTTCCACTGTTTCTGTTTtctattgctttatttttcagctgaggAGCAAAACAAGTCACAGAAGGGTAAAGTGCCATATCTTTACTACTATGCATTTTGTACTACATAGCATTCTTTAAGTCTTACCCTAAAAGATGCTTAGTAGGTGACCACTCTAAGAAAATAATAGTGTTTTATGCAATATTGAATACTTGAGTTAGAAAAAGCTCTCAGAATTTTGTGAAGATTATCTCCCCTATTCCAACAGAAAAAGTAATTGAAAAGTTGTATTATATGTATATGggacatatatatgtatataaacagagagagagagagggagagagagagaaagtgattTTTCCTCTGCTAGAATTTAAGTGGAGCATGTTATTTATTGCATCTCAGAATGAAGTAACTGCTAAAGCAGCTGATCACAGAAttaagaagaaaatgtaaaagagAGAATACCAGGACAATTACTGATGAAATATTTACAAGTGTTGGCTTTTACTAGTTTTCCTGAGGAAAAtggcagggaaaaagcagggaagGATGAAGAAGTGTCTCTTCTACCTCCAGGGGCTTTGTGCCCAAAAAAGCGTGAAACTACCAGCCaaagaacagtgacaggaagagtTCTCAAAAATAACTGGGAGCAGCTGTGTCCCCTAGTGAAGCTAAGAGCTGTAAAAAGGATAATGGTTATCTGTGACTaggtaaggaaagaaaaagagaggaagttaTCTGCATCCAAACAGATTATAGCATTGAAAAAGTATCAATTACTGCTGTGAATGGGTTGGGAATAAACCCTCTTCTATGTCCAGAAAGAACTGGACAAATTATAGAGAGGGAGGTTAAGATAAACCCTAGGTAAAAATCTGTCAGATGTCAAAGTTACTGTAAATAGTTTCTTTGGTGGAATGTAAAGTCTCTATTACAGCAAAGGTTTAAGGATGTATTAAACATTAAAACATAAACATTAAACATATATTAAGACTTCTTCTAGAAGTGGATTAGGTAGCTAGTTTTTGAAGAATAATGGTTTTGAGGTACTTAGTTACTTAAGTCTAGGTAGTTGACATTGAGAAAGATGGCCTAAATGAAATCCTTAGAGCTCTAAAACTCCTGTTTTCCTTAGTTTCATGATTTTTTGTCTAAAAGATATTATCAGTAAAAACATTGCTGTAAATTGTGAGTTTAAATGGGAAATAAAGTAGCATTAGACAATAATTCCGTGTGTGTATTAGACCTTCATGGATATACATCTACACAGCACTTAAATAAATGGGGGGGAACATGATGAAATTATTGTGCCCTTACAACAGTCAAGGTTTGTTTTTCTGGAATTGCACCTAGAAATCAGGGCAATGACTGGACACCTTGTTTGCTGAATGTCAGTAGTTTGGTGTGGAGATTACTGAATTAAGGTTTTACTACTTGGTGGGATGAATCTGGATGATAAGGTCTTCACCTTTTACTGTATTGTTGCTTCTGTTAATCTGAAATATCATTTGAACTAGAAACATTGTCTTTTTATTGTGTATGAGAGGCAAACATCATCTTAAGCTTTGCGAAATTGAGAGAAGTTTTATTATCCTTCTCTTGCGATGCTCCCTGAACTCTACATACCCTCGGGAACTGTTTGTTCTAAATCACTTCCTGACTGTTTCTgctattttcatttgtttgttcatttttttcatttcttcaaatCAGGAGTAATTTGTCCGATATGTTATTTAATGCAAGGGTAAACTTATATAATGCATGTCTATATTTCTTTATAGATAAATATGAAAAAGTTTTTTAGATAAAGATGATAAAATGAATTCTGTGTTGCATAATGACTGTAGCATAATTCATCTTCTTTGGTCATCCTAACTTTTCACGGGCAATTTCATTCTATTTCTCTGTAGAAACTGAGGATGTGGACAATAAACTTGgtaagaaaattaatttaaacttGAAGATCCTTAAAAATCCTTTAAATTATTTGTGATCGGAACTAACATTTTGGAACTGAACTGTGCCACCATTTGGAGACTGCTGCAGCCCTTCactctttctcattcttacaCTTCATTCTTGCTAAAATAGAGTTTATCTATCTGACTCAATCTCAGTGTCCAGAATAGCTGTTGCCATAGTAAGGAACATCATTTCTATCCTTTAAAGGTTCAATTTTTGCTGTAGATGGCTGGAAAGCAAATTTTCCTTCCTATTAACAGCTTTGTATTGttgaaaacaagaaaagttttttgtttttttttttgttttttttggataGGCATTTTGACTCTTGGCTATATAAAGCTGTTCTTCATCTGACTGGAAGCATGGCTATGTCTCCTGTATATCCCTAGGTGCAATTCATCTCATCTGACTAGTAATCTGAATGCTGGGCATCAAGGCTAAGCCAGTATTCTTGGCTCCTTCATTAAGAGATGAAGGCATCCAGGAGTAGTTTCAGACAGGTGATTGAAACATTGAGAAGAATCACCTTTTGATGTGCCAGTCTCTTTCTCCTGACTATCTAGGGAGCCCAGGTGACCAGCCTGGATTTATATAACCACTAGCCCTCCAATGCTAAGCTAGGTGTATCTTTTCCTGAGTCCTTAGGCCAGGTCACACTTAAATAATGTAGTTTTGGAAATACTCACATTAGCACAGATCTCCTACAAATGAGTCTTGCCATGCATGGGGATAATAtgactttctttccatttcagaaaAAGCCAGGAATGAACTGGGTAAGTTGAAAACTCAAAACTGATTTCATCAAATCTGCACCCTTGTAACACAATATGGTACCAAAATATGATATAGTAACTACTGTTTCAAATaatcattaatttattttcttgcagaATTCAGGAAAGCTCGTAGCAAGGCAGGTAAGCCAAGTCTTGCTTGCCATTAACttcatgttctttctttcccagaaaCAATTTGTGTTAAACCATTTCTGACAATCCATAttctgaaatgaggaaaaaaatctatctgACACACAGAAAAAGATCAACCCTGATGGGGTTTGACTTCAGAGATGAAAAGGAATTGTTGCTAAAGCCTTGGTGTATGTGGAAATATTATTTACACCTGAGAGAAAACTTCTAGAAGAGTAAAGAGAATGTTAAGGTCTGGTTTTGCTGATATTTCTCCATAGAAAAGTAAATATGTATCTAGGTATGAGTGGGACAGGACCTCCAACTGCTATTTTGGATTTAGGCCTGAGGTTTTGGGGAAGTTAGGTGGGTCTAGCCCCCACCGGGGTCTATCACTTGTGTTATGAAAAACTTACAGGCTATCAGAATTGAAGCAAATTTTAAGCCACTTAGATGCCTCCTGGTTGAAACAGATTTTCTTAGACATCTCCCATCTGTACAGTTCTCTGTGTTGTGAGCTGGGGTGAATCACTTGTTAAAATGACTTCAGAAGATGCAGCTTTGTGTTTTATTCAAAAAAATGCTTGCTAGATGGGTCTGATCAGAGGGTGCGGATTCTCTCAGTCTGAGTAAAGATTATTTCATAAAGTCACTGTGGAACCAGAGAAAAACCATACCCTGCCTAATGGCAACTAATTGAGAGTGTTATAGCTTCAGAACTTTCTCCTTCCTTGTTGTGGCTTGAAATTATTTTCCCTACTGATATTTTGTCCCACAGAGTAACACTACATGttcctatttcattttttattttacagtttctCTCCTTTATGCACTTCCTTTGAGATTATTGTTATTTTCTTGAGAATCAGAAATGACTTGgtgctttgtgtgtttttttttccttttttttcttttttcttttctttctaaagtTAATATCACCCTGGATGAGAAGCACAAAGATCCAAACCTCATCATAAATGAGAAAAATAGAGTCAAGTCTTCCAGTCTGAAAGAGGTCACATCTAAATTGATTGTAGTAGCTACTGAAGGGTTTTCAGATGAAAACCATTACTGGGAAGTGGAGGTGGGGGACAAATTGGAGTGGGAGCTGGGGGTGGTAAGTGAGGAGATTAGGAATACACTGAAGAGTGGCAAGTTGAAGTCATCTGCAGAGGGGATCTTCAGTCTGCATTTTTCCGAGGGCAAATACAGTCTAACTACTGGGAAGGATGTAAGAAATCCAGAGCACTGCACTGTGGTTGGTGTTTCCCTGGATCAGGAAGAGAGAGTGCTTTCATTCTATAATGTTGAGGAAAAGTGCCTTCTTGGGTCTATCTCTCTTGATTTTTCTGGGAAGCTGTACCCATTCTTCAGTCCAGGCCTTGATGGCAAATGGTTGGGGATACGTTCTGTCAGCATTCCAAACCCATTACCCTCTCTATGAAGCTCTTCCACAGAACCAAGAAGAGAATAATATATTGATAACAAATCACAGAGGAcacaaaaggagagaggaagaaaaaaaaatattttcagccttCTTTAAAACCATGCGTGAGAAAGAAATACTCTCTAAAGTACCTCCAAAGTCTTCATCTCCtgctgaaaattaattttgtaaaAATCCAGATCTATAATATGTTGCAATTTTCTTGCATTTTACCTGGACAAAAGAAGCAtgaatttatttcagtgtttgttGTATTTGCTGTGTATTCACTTTGCTCAATAAATCCATAGATCTGATTTACTATGAAGAATATTAATGCCAACTGCAAATTTTATACAAATTCAAAAACTATTCATAGAAATCAAATTGTGAACTATGAAATTCAAGTCTTCTTTTTGGAAGTCTGGTTGTGAGTTATATTCAGGCATTCTGGGGTGAAATGCAGATTGCTTACTGGATGTGATAAAACTCTCTCCTTTAAAGCAGTACCTCCTAAGTAAATGCTTATATTTAAACATCAGTTAAGATAGCTTGACTTAAGGAATGGGAGTCAACAGCTAGATTTTCCTGTCCATATTTAAAAGCCTAATTTAATCTGAGCTGCCCTAGGAAAATGTGATATATCTGCATATTGCTGACAGATAAGGTAGGATTTATGGGAGTCTCACACCCTCCTGGAGTAGCTGCTGAAGACACAGGAAGATGTGATGTGGCACCTCAAATGGTAATAGATGTCTCTCTTCAGGCAAGTGAATGACATCCCTTTCTCTACTGACTCTAAAGGCAGCTTCCAAAACTCTTGCTTGCATGTAGACATAGAATTAGGTGTCTTAATCTTCAAGCTGAATATCACCTGTAACATAAGGTGAGCCAATACTAAAAATGAAGTCAGCTGAATACCACCATTTCAGCAGAGTTTACAGCTCTCATGAATAAAAATTGGTTGAACAACTGGAATGAGAGTCGAGGAACAGAGTCAGTGTCATGAGATGTGTCCAGTTCAAACCATGCAGCTCAATTACTCAAAGCAACCAGTGGCTTGAAAAATGACCAACTCAGAAATGGGACAGATTCATTAAAGCAAAGGGAGAACACCATCCTAGGCATGTATTATTATCCTCTAACCTGCCTCTGAGGAATGTAATGCTTTCTTATACAGTGCTTGCTTTGCCTCCTTCTTGCACTTTCTGTACATTTAGACTAAATACCAGACTATTGCAAGTCATGACATACTGCACAAGTAACCATTAACATTAATAGGCCCTCTGTTAATCCAGATAACCCAAGGTGTTCTAAATTTCATAGATaatgctcttctttttttttggtccaaTGATAGTTCCTTGAGAGAGGACTCAGAGAACGTGGTCGTTGGAGATAATGTAGATTGCAGGACAAAGGTGACAGTACAAGGAAATAGTCTCTGAAATGTAGCCATAAAGGTGTTGGGTGGGGCATGCCAACAGTCAAAAACTAATTGATTTAGCCTATTTGTGATGGGTGCTGTAACAGATGGAAGACAGTGGCTGGTGACAGTAAGTCACAACTAACTGAGACTGTGTGCACAGAAGAGTTGTAGTGTTGCAGCTCTGTGGGCTGCACTGCTTGTCTGAAATATCTGGAGACAGGACCCTGGAAAAGTTTCCAGGGAGATTTCCACTGTGGCAGACTGGACAAGCATTCCTCTCCATCAGTTGTCCAGGAAGCAGATTAAAAAGATCATTTAGCATCTGCTTGATAGCCCTGTTATCCTCGTTATCCATTTGGAGACCATTATTTCCAGAGATCAGCTCTCCATTGTGGCAGCAGCGGAAAAAATTTTCCTAATGCACTTCTACAGTAGACTAGCATCTTTCCATGTTGGCAGCAGCTCAAAGCAGAGAGGTTGGGAATAAGAATGTACGTCCGCATTTATTGACTACAGACAGCTAGCTTACACTTAgatgagagctttttttttttttttagagagaaagGAAACTTGCTCTTTGCCTGCAGTCAGTGCAAAGCCATACCCACTCCCTGAAGCGTAGGTCTGTCTGCATTTACTAGGGTGAACAGCACAAATTGCAGCTACTCCAGAACAGTAAACATGCTGAAGTTCACTTCCCTGTGGCAAACTCTTAGTTGTGCAGCTACTCCTCTCTGTCTTTAGCTGTTGCTACAGAAAGCCAATTTAGCAGTATTTGTTACCTACTCTGTAATACATGTTGATCCCCACTGTTGTGCAGAGTAACAACGATTTACTGTCAAACATTCAATTCAAAAAttcaaaaatttaaatttaagtgAGACCTCCTGTAAGAGATAAGTAAAAAGTAACAGCTAGAAAGCAATCtatgagaaaaaaaagggggaggggggaggagacaTTTCTAAATGTATTCTTTCACTGGAGGCATTAAGGGAATTTTTTTGGAACTGAATTTCCAGTAAAGATACTAGTGTGAATCTAATCTTCTGAATTAATGCTGCTATCAAGCAAAAGTATGATAATCCACTGTCATTTTTG
Encoded here:
- the LOC106482042 gene encoding butyrophilin subfamily 3 member A3-like — its product is MGFSVQLTAVIFILVLVFTHHPTTGRGQNPLIVLDDYEDNGIRLKCSSERLFSEVQMLWTDSKGENFTGTPLNTGTGSDYASSSLLLKPGSGNSMSCKIIDKWLKTSTESSIVIADVFFPATSPWLAAFVVILLLSISLVIAAVYKLRKNNKITARAGLLTHSLKLNVSALRIIFRIITYFHLFTENAKRDIEKEIAELNNQLAEEQNKSQKETEDVDNKLEKARNELEFRKARSKAVNITLDEKHKDPNLIINEKNRVKSSSLKEVTSKLIVVATEGFSDENHYWEVEVGDKLEWELGVVSEEIRNTLKSGKLKSSAEGIFSLHFSEGKYSLTTGKDVRNPEHCTVVGVSLDQEERVLSFYNVEEKCLLGSISLDFSGKLYPFFSPGLDGKWLGIRSVSIPNPLPSL